In one Stenotrophomonas maltophilia genomic region, the following are encoded:
- a CDS encoding RluA family pseudouridine synthase — protein MIHLHYIDDALLVVEKPAGLLSVPGRSAENQDCVVARLQVLYPDALTVHRLDQVTSGLLLHARGKTTQAALSMQFEQRRVGKCYEAVVQGVIEGDAGEVDLPLIVDWPNRPKQKVDHEHGKPALTRWRVLARDVEAQRTRVALEPVTGRSHQLRLHMASLGHPIVGDVLYGAAPAQRVHLHARSLHFTHPVTGDVLAFESATPF, from the coding sequence ATGATCCACCTGCATTACATCGATGACGCGCTGCTGGTGGTGGAAAAGCCCGCTGGCCTGCTGTCCGTGCCTGGCCGTAGCGCGGAGAACCAGGACTGCGTGGTGGCCCGCCTGCAGGTGCTGTACCCGGACGCGCTGACCGTGCATCGGCTGGACCAGGTCACCTCCGGTCTGCTGCTGCATGCACGGGGCAAGACGACGCAGGCCGCGTTGTCGATGCAGTTCGAGCAGCGCAGGGTGGGCAAGTGCTACGAAGCCGTCGTGCAGGGTGTGATCGAAGGTGATGCCGGTGAAGTGGATCTGCCGCTGATCGTGGACTGGCCGAACCGGCCGAAACAGAAGGTCGACCATGAACACGGCAAGCCGGCGCTGACGCGCTGGCGCGTGCTGGCCCGCGATGTTGAAGCGCAGCGCACGCGCGTGGCGCTGGAGCCGGTGACCGGGCGCAGCCATCAGTTGCGCCTGCACATGGCCAGCCTGGGTCATCCGATCGTCGGCGATGTGCTGTATGGCGCCGCACCGGCGCAGCGCGTGCATCTGCATGCGCGCAGCCTGCACTTCACCCACCCGGTGACGGGCGACGTGCTGGCGTTCGAGTCCGCCACTCCGTTCTAA
- a CDS encoding amidase: MRPSLPPLLTCLLIALPALFIVGCSPATTSAHAAEPASRNVPFPYAETDLADLQARMVAGELDSTTLTHAYLQRIAALDRAGPRLRAVIELNPDALREAGERDRERRDGHLRGPLHGIPVLLKDNINAAPMTTSAGSLALQGFRPADAYLVRRLREAGAVVLGKTNLSEWANFRGNDSVSGWSARGGQTRNPYRLSHSPCGSSSGSAVAVAANLASVAIGTETDGSIVCPAAINGIVGLKPTVGLVSREGIIPISFSQDTAGPMTRSVADAAAVLTAIAGRDDADPATATMPGRAVYDYTARLDPEGLRGKRIGLLQTPLLTYRGMAPLIDQAAAEMRRAGAVVVPVELPDPGAWAEAERVVLLHEFKAGLERYFKTYRAPLRSLGELIAFNQAQAPQELGLFGQELLLEANATAGLADPAYIRARSDARRLAGPEGIDAVLAAYQLDALVAPTTGTAWPIRREGDDFPGESYSVAAVAGYPSLSVPMGQINGLPVGLLFMGTAWSEPKLIEMAYAYEQRTRARRPPHFETDTLIDTGEP, translated from the coding sequence ATGCGCCCGTCCTTGCCGCCTCTGCTGACCTGCCTGCTCATCGCGCTGCCCGCGTTGTTCATTGTTGGCTGCAGCCCGGCCACGACCAGCGCCCACGCCGCCGAACCCGCGAGCCGCAACGTGCCCTTCCCCTACGCCGAGACCGACCTGGCCGACCTGCAGGCGCGCATGGTGGCCGGCGAACTGGACAGCACCACGCTGACCCACGCCTACCTGCAGCGCATCGCTGCGCTGGATCGCGCCGGGCCGCGCCTGCGTGCCGTCATCGAACTCAACCCGGATGCCCTGCGGGAAGCCGGTGAACGCGATCGCGAGCGCCGGGACGGCCATCTGCGCGGGCCGCTGCATGGCATTCCGGTCCTGCTGAAGGACAACATCAACGCCGCGCCCATGACCACCAGCGCCGGATCGCTCGCGCTGCAGGGTTTCCGCCCCGCCGATGCCTATCTGGTAAGACGCCTGCGCGAGGCCGGCGCGGTCGTGCTGGGCAAGACCAATCTCAGCGAGTGGGCCAACTTCCGCGGCAACGATTCGGTGTCGGGCTGGAGCGCGCGCGGTGGCCAGACCCGCAATCCGTACCGTCTCAGCCATTCGCCCTGTGGCTCCAGCAGCGGCAGCGCGGTAGCGGTGGCCGCCAATCTGGCCAGTGTGGCGATCGGCACCGAGACCGACGGCAGCATCGTCTGCCCGGCCGCGATCAACGGCATCGTCGGCCTGAAACCGACGGTCGGCCTGGTCAGCCGCGAAGGCATCATCCCGATCTCCTTCAGCCAGGACACCGCCGGGCCGATGACGCGCAGCGTCGCCGACGCCGCGGCCGTACTGACGGCGATCGCGGGCCGGGACGATGCCGACCCCGCCACGGCCACCATGCCCGGCCGCGCGGTCTACGACTACACCGCGCGCCTGGACCCCGAAGGCCTGCGCGGCAAACGCATCGGCCTGCTGCAGACCCCTCTGCTGACATACCGTGGCATGGCACCGCTGATCGATCAGGCCGCCGCCGAAATGCGCCGTGCGGGCGCGGTGGTGGTGCCGGTGGAACTGCCCGACCCGGGTGCCTGGGCCGAAGCCGAGCGGGTCGTGCTGCTGCATGAGTTCAAGGCCGGGCTGGAGCGCTACTTCAAGACCTACCGCGCGCCCCTGCGCAGTCTTGGCGAACTCATCGCCTTCAACCAGGCCCAGGCGCCGCAGGAACTGGGCCTGTTCGGCCAGGAACTGCTGCTGGAGGCCAACGCCACTGCCGGACTGGCCGACCCTGCCTACATCCGTGCGCGCAGCGATGCGCGGCGCCTGGCCGGGCCGGAAGGCATCGACGCCGTCCTGGCTGCCTACCAGCTGGATGCGCTGGTTGCACCGACCACCGGCACAGCCTGGCCCATCCGCCGCGAAGGCGACGATTTCCCGGGTGAGAGCTACAGCGTGGCAGCGGTCGCGGGTTACCCCAGCCTGAGCGTGCCGATGGGACAGATCAACGGCCTGCCGGTCGGCCTGCTGTTCATGGGCACAGCCTGGAGCGAGCCGAAACTGATCGAAATGGCCTACGCCTACGAGCAACGCACACGTGCGCGTCGTCCGCCTCATTTCGAAACCGACACCCTGATCGACACTGGCGAGCCTTGA
- the prpE gene encoding propionate--CoA ligase, which translates to MNYEETYRRSIDEPEAFWGEEAKRIHWHKPPQQVLDYSNPPFRRWYVGGETNLCYNAVDRHLDTRPDQLALVAISTETNSTREITYRQLYREVNDFAAVLLRLGVGHGDRVVIYMPNMAEAVFAMLACARIGAVHSVVFGGFAAHNLALRIDDARPKLLIAADAGMRGGKLIPYKPMVDAACAEAGHPPPHVLIVSRGLDPAEPRIEGRDVEYATLRAEVGAVDVPVQWLEASEPSYLLYTSGTTGKPKGVQRDVGGYAVAMAQSMETVFDCKPGQVMFSTSDVGWAVGHSYNVYGPLIGGCTSLLYEGLPTHPDPGIWWALCEQYNVRTMFSSPTAIRVLKKHDADFIHRHDLRALKYLFLAGEPLDEPTAHWINEALGKPIIDNYWQTETGWPALTLLPGLEMKPVRFGSPGFPNLGYRMKVIDENTGEEVAPGQKGVLVVTPPLPPGCMSTVWNDDSRFLQSYFSHFKELLYSSLDWAIRDDDGYTFILGRTDDVINVAGHRLGTREIEEAISSHPRVAEAAVIGVKDELKGQVPLVFVTLKQGLGGEDPAPVVAEMMATVTTSLGAVARPAHVHVVNALPKTRSGKLLRRSLQALAEQRDPGDLSTLDDPAALEEIRRALGR; encoded by the coding sequence ATGAACTACGAGGAAACCTACCGCCGCTCGATCGACGAGCCGGAGGCGTTCTGGGGCGAGGAAGCCAAGCGCATCCATTGGCACAAGCCGCCGCAACAGGTGCTCGACTACAGCAACCCGCCGTTCCGGCGCTGGTATGTGGGCGGCGAAACCAACCTCTGTTACAACGCGGTCGATCGCCATCTGGACACTCGGCCCGACCAGCTCGCGCTGGTGGCCATTTCCACCGAAACCAACAGCACCCGCGAGATCACCTACCGCCAGCTGTACCGTGAAGTGAACGACTTCGCTGCTGTGCTCCTGCGCCTGGGCGTCGGCCATGGCGACCGCGTGGTCATCTACATGCCGAACATGGCCGAAGCCGTGTTCGCGATGCTGGCCTGCGCGCGCATCGGGGCCGTGCACTCGGTGGTGTTCGGTGGTTTCGCCGCGCACAACCTTGCCCTGCGCATCGACGATGCCAGACCCAAGCTGCTGATCGCGGCCGATGCCGGCATGCGCGGAGGCAAGCTCATTCCCTACAAGCCGATGGTGGACGCCGCCTGTGCGGAAGCCGGGCATCCACCGCCGCACGTGCTGATCGTTTCGCGCGGGCTGGATCCGGCCGAGCCGCGCATCGAGGGCCGCGACGTCGAGTACGCGACGCTGCGCGCGGAAGTCGGTGCCGTCGATGTTCCGGTGCAGTGGCTGGAAGCGAGCGAGCCGAGCTATCTGCTGTATACCTCCGGCACCACCGGCAAGCCCAAGGGCGTGCAGCGTGATGTGGGCGGATACGCGGTGGCGATGGCACAGTCGATGGAGACCGTCTTCGACTGCAAGCCGGGGCAGGTGATGTTCTCCACCTCCGATGTCGGCTGGGCCGTAGGACATTCCTACAACGTGTATGGACCGCTGATCGGCGGTTGCACATCGCTGTTGTACGAAGGCCTGCCGACCCATCCGGATCCGGGCATCTGGTGGGCCCTGTGCGAGCAGTACAACGTGCGCACGATGTTCTCCTCTCCCACCGCGATCCGCGTGCTGAAGAAGCACGACGCGGATTTCATCCATCGCCACGACCTGCGCGCGTTGAAGTACCTGTTCCTGGCCGGCGAACCGCTGGATGAGCCGACCGCGCACTGGATCAATGAAGCGCTGGGCAAACCGATCATCGACAACTACTGGCAGACTGAAACCGGCTGGCCGGCCTTGACCCTGTTGCCGGGCCTGGAGATGAAGCCGGTGCGCTTTGGTTCGCCGGGCTTCCCCAACCTCGGTTACCGCATGAAGGTGATCGACGAGAACACCGGCGAAGAAGTCGCACCCGGGCAGAAGGGAGTCCTGGTGGTCACCCCGCCATTGCCGCCGGGCTGCATGAGCACGGTGTGGAACGACGACAGCCGCTTCCTGCAGAGCTACTTCAGCCATTTCAAGGAGCTGCTGTACAGCTCGCTGGACTGGGCGATCCGCGACGATGACGGCTACACCTTCATCCTCGGCCGTACCGACGATGTCATCAACGTCGCCGGGCATCGCCTGGGGACACGTGAGATCGAGGAAGCCATCTCCAGCCACCCGCGTGTGGCCGAGGCCGCGGTGATCGGCGTGAAGGATGAACTGAAGGGACAGGTGCCGCTGGTCTTCGTCACCCTCAAGCAGGGGCTGGGGGGCGAAGACCCTGCACCGGTGGTGGCGGAGATGATGGCAACGGTGACCACGTCGCTGGGGGCGGTTGCACGGCCGGCGCACGTGCACGTGGTCAACGCATTGCCGAAGACGCGCTCGGGCAAACTGCTGCGGCGCTCGCTGCAGGCGCTGGCCGAGCAGCGCGATCCCGGCGATCTGTCGACCCTCGATGACCCGGCCGCCCTGGAGGAAATCCGCCGCGCGCTGGGACGCTAG
- the typA gene encoding translational GTPase TypA — MSIENLRNIAIVAHVDHGKTTLVDQLLKQSGTLSERTVLAERVMDSNDQEKERGITILAKNTAITWEDKKTGIKNRINIVDTPGHADFGGEVERVLSMVDTVLILVDAMDGPMPQTRFVTQKAFAMGFKPIVVVNKIDRPGARPDWVIDQVFDLFDKLGATNEQLDFPIVYASALNGYAGLEDTVRDGDMTPLYEAIMKHAPKPEVDPEGAFQMRISQLDYNNFVGVIGIGRIQRGTLKKNMQVTVIDREGKKRNGKVAQVLGFLGLERIEQDTAEAGDIVAISGIPELTISDTLCHPDTPEALPALTVDEPTISMTFQVNNSPFAGNKDLSGGKFLTSRQIKDRLDREKVHNVALKVEQLEDADKFLVSGRGELHLSVLIENMRREGYELAVSRPEVIIKEIDGQQMEPIEQLVVDVEEVHQGGVMEKLGTRKGQLKNMEPDGKGRVRLEYSIPARGLIGFQNEFKTLTQGSGLLFHVFDHYGPKEQGAIAKRINGVMIANAPGVTPAYSLGPLQERGKLFAAEGDNVYEGQLVGIHSKDNDLTVNAIKTKPLTNMRASGKDDAIQLTPAIKYSLEQALDFIEDDELVEITPKEIRLRKKFLTESDRKKASRGG; from the coding sequence ATGTCCATCGAAAATCTTCGCAACATCGCCATCGTCGCCCACGTCGACCATGGCAAGACCACCCTGGTCGACCAGCTGCTGAAGCAGTCCGGCACCCTGTCCGAGCGTACCGTCCTCGCCGAGCGCGTGATGGACAGCAACGACCAGGAAAAGGAACGCGGCATCACCATCCTGGCCAAGAACACGGCCATCACCTGGGAAGACAAGAAGACCGGCATCAAGAACCGGATCAACATCGTCGACACCCCCGGCCACGCCGACTTCGGCGGTGAGGTCGAGCGCGTGCTGTCGATGGTCGACACCGTGCTGATCCTGGTCGACGCGATGGACGGCCCGATGCCGCAGACCCGCTTCGTCACCCAGAAGGCCTTCGCGATGGGCTTCAAGCCGATCGTGGTGGTCAACAAGATCGACCGTCCGGGCGCGCGTCCGGACTGGGTGATCGACCAGGTGTTCGATCTGTTCGACAAGCTCGGCGCGACCAACGAGCAGCTGGACTTCCCGATCGTCTACGCGTCGGCCCTGAACGGCTATGCCGGCCTGGAAGACACCGTCCGCGATGGCGACATGACCCCGCTCTACGAAGCGATCATGAAGCACGCGCCGAAGCCCGAAGTGGATCCGGAAGGTGCCTTCCAGATGCGCATCAGCCAGCTGGACTACAACAACTTCGTGGGCGTGATCGGCATCGGCCGCATCCAGCGTGGCACCCTGAAGAAGAACATGCAGGTCACGGTGATCGATCGTGAAGGCAAGAAGCGCAACGGCAAGGTCGCGCAGGTGCTGGGCTTCCTGGGCCTGGAGCGCATCGAGCAGGACACCGCTGAAGCCGGCGACATCGTGGCGATCTCGGGCATTCCGGAGCTGACCATCTCCGACACCCTCTGTCACCCGGACACCCCCGAAGCGCTGCCGGCGCTGACCGTGGACGAGCCGACCATCTCGATGACCTTCCAGGTCAACAACTCGCCGTTCGCGGGCAACAAGGACCTGTCCGGTGGCAAGTTCCTGACCAGCCGCCAGATCAAGGACCGCCTGGACCGTGAAAAGGTCCACAACGTGGCGCTGAAGGTCGAACAGCTGGAGGACGCCGACAAGTTCCTGGTCTCCGGCCGTGGCGAACTGCACCTGTCGGTGCTGATCGAGAACATGCGTCGTGAAGGCTACGAACTGGCCGTGTCGCGTCCGGAAGTGATCATCAAGGAAATCGACGGCCAGCAGATGGAGCCGATCGAACAGCTGGTGGTGGACGTGGAAGAAGTGCACCAGGGCGGCGTGATGGAAAAGCTGGGCACCCGCAAGGGCCAGCTGAAGAACATGGAACCGGACGGCAAGGGCCGCGTGCGCCTGGAATACTCGATCCCGGCCCGTGGCCTGATCGGCTTCCAGAACGAATTCAAGACCCTGACCCAGGGTTCGGGCCTGCTGTTCCACGTGTTCGACCATTACGGTCCGAAGGAACAGGGCGCAATCGCCAAGCGCATCAACGGCGTCATGATCGCCAACGCCCCAGGCGTGACTCCGGCCTACTCCTTGGGCCCGCTGCAGGAACGCGGCAAGCTGTTCGCTGCTGAAGGCGACAATGTGTATGAAGGCCAGCTGGTCGGCATCCACTCCAAGGACAACGACCTGACCGTCAACGCCATCAAGACCAAGCCGCTGACCAACATGCGCGCTTCGGGCAAGGACGATGCGATCCAGCTGACCCCGGCGATCAAGTACTCGCTGGAACAGGCGCTGGACTTCATCGAGGACGACGAGCTGGTCGAGATCACTCCGAAGGAAATCCGGCTGCGCAAGAAGTTCCTGACCGAAAGCGACCGCAAGAAGGCTTCGCGCGGCGGCTGA
- a CDS encoding malate dehydrogenase → MKAPVRVAVTGAAGQIGYALLFRIASGEMLGKDQPVILQLLELPVDKAQAALKGVMMELEDCAFPLLAGMVGTDDAEVAFKDADIALLVGARPRGPGMERKDLLLENAKIFTAQGAALNKVASRDVKVLVVGNPANTNAYIAMKSAPDLKPENFTAMLRLDHNRALSQLSAKLGKPVGGMEKLVVWGNHSPTMYPDYRFATADGASIADAINDQEWNANTFIPTVGKRGAAIIEARGSSSAASAANAAIDHVRDWVLGSNGKWVTMGVPSDGSYGIPEGVIFGFAVTTENGKYTLVKDLPIDDFSQKYIDKTLAELEEERAGVAHLLG, encoded by the coding sequence ATGAAAGCACCCGTTCGTGTTGCCGTGACCGGCGCCGCCGGCCAGATCGGTTATGCCCTGCTGTTCCGCATCGCCTCCGGCGAAATGCTGGGCAAGGACCAGCCGGTCATCCTGCAGCTGCTGGAGCTGCCGGTGGACAAGGCCCAGGCCGCCCTGAAGGGCGTGATGATGGAACTGGAAGACTGCGCCTTCCCGCTGCTGGCCGGCATGGTCGGCACCGACGACGCTGAAGTGGCGTTCAAGGATGCCGACATCGCCCTGCTGGTCGGCGCGCGTCCGCGCGGCCCGGGCATGGAGCGCAAGGACCTGCTGCTGGAAAACGCCAAGATCTTCACCGCGCAGGGCGCGGCGCTGAACAAGGTCGCCAGCCGTGACGTGAAGGTGCTGGTGGTCGGCAACCCGGCCAACACCAACGCCTACATCGCCATGAAGTCGGCACCGGACCTGAAGCCGGAGAACTTCACCGCCATGCTGCGCCTGGACCACAACCGTGCCCTGAGCCAGCTGTCGGCCAAGCTCGGCAAGCCGGTCGGTGGCATGGAAAAGCTGGTGGTGTGGGGCAACCACAGCCCGACCATGTACCCGGACTACCGTTTCGCCACCGCCGATGGTGCTTCGATCGCCGATGCGATCAACGACCAGGAGTGGAATGCCAACACCTTCATTCCGACCGTCGGCAAGCGCGGCGCGGCGATCATCGAAGCCCGTGGCTCGTCCTCGGCGGCTTCGGCGGCCAATGCCGCGATCGACCACGTGCGTGACTGGGTGCTGGGCAGCAACGGCAAGTGGGTCACCATGGGCGTGCCGTCCGATGGTTCCTACGGCATCCCGGAAGGCGTGATCTTCGGCTTCGCCGTGACCACCGAGAACGGCAAGTACACCCTGGTCAAGGATCTGCCGATCGACGACTTCAGCCAGAAGTACATCGACAAGACCCTGGCCGAGCTGGAAGAAGAACGCGCCGGCGTTGCCCACCTGCTGGGCTGA
- a CDS encoding class II 3-deoxy-7-phosphoheptulonate synthase, which produces MSLSAVSPVPDPAATAAGAAWSPESWRGKTALQMPTYPDPVALDAALHELKRLPPLVTSWEILALKQQLAEAQEGKRFLLQGGDCAENFSDCESGTISNRLKVLLQMSLVLVHGLRQPVIRVGRFAGQYAKPRSADTETRDGVTLPSYRGDVINAPAFTEAARLPDPKRMLQAHAHSAMTMNFVRALIDGGFADLHHPEYWNLDWVRHSPLAAEYQKMVASIGDAVHFMETLAGARVHNLNRIDFYTSHEALLLPYEQALTRQVPRQQGWLNLSTHYPWIGMRTAALDGAHVEYLRGVRNPIAIKVGPSVSPDQLLRLIDVLNPDDEPGRLTFIHRMGATQIAEKLPSLLEAVKRDGRRVLWVCDAMHGNTESTANGFKTRRFDNVRREVELSFDLHAAAGTRLGGVHLELTGEDVTECTGGARELTERDLERAYRSTVDPRLNYEQSLEIAMAIVRKQEQVR; this is translated from the coding sequence ATGAGCCTGTCCGCCGTTTCACCGGTTCCTGATCCTGCCGCAACCGCTGCGGGTGCTGCCTGGTCGCCGGAGAGCTGGCGCGGCAAGACCGCACTGCAGATGCCGACCTATCCCGACCCGGTGGCGCTGGATGCTGCCCTGCATGAGCTGAAGCGGCTACCCCCTCTGGTGACCTCGTGGGAGATCCTGGCGCTGAAGCAGCAGCTGGCGGAGGCGCAGGAGGGCAAGCGCTTCCTGCTGCAGGGCGGCGATTGCGCCGAGAACTTCAGCGACTGTGAGTCCGGCACCATCTCCAATCGGCTGAAGGTGCTGCTGCAGATGAGCCTGGTACTGGTGCATGGCCTGCGCCAGCCGGTGATCCGCGTCGGCCGCTTCGCCGGCCAGTACGCCAAGCCACGCTCGGCTGATACCGAGACCCGTGATGGGGTGACGCTGCCCAGCTACCGGGGCGATGTGATCAATGCGCCGGCCTTCACCGAAGCCGCGCGCCTGCCCGACCCGAAGCGGATGCTGCAGGCCCACGCACATTCGGCGATGACGATGAACTTCGTGCGGGCGCTGATCGATGGCGGCTTCGCCGACCTGCACCACCCCGAGTACTGGAACCTGGACTGGGTGCGGCATTCGCCGCTCGCCGCCGAGTACCAGAAGATGGTGGCATCGATCGGCGATGCCGTGCACTTCATGGAAACCCTGGCCGGTGCCCGGGTGCACAACCTCAACCGCATCGACTTCTACACATCGCACGAAGCCCTGCTGCTGCCCTACGAGCAGGCGCTGACCCGGCAGGTGCCGCGCCAGCAGGGCTGGTTGAACCTGAGCACGCACTATCCCTGGATCGGCATGCGCACGGCTGCGCTCGACGGCGCGCACGTGGAGTACCTGCGGGGCGTGCGCAATCCGATCGCGATCAAGGTGGGGCCGTCGGTTTCGCCGGACCAGCTGCTGCGCCTGATCGATGTACTCAATCCGGACGACGAGCCCGGGCGCCTGACCTTCATTCACCGCATGGGCGCGACGCAGATAGCCGAAAAGCTGCCGTCGCTGTTGGAAGCGGTCAAGCGCGACGGCCGCCGCGTGCTGTGGGTGTGCGATGCCATGCACGGCAACACCGAGAGCACCGCCAATGGCTTCAAGACGCGCCGCTTTGACAACGTGCGCCGCGAGGTGGAGTTGTCGTTCGATCTGCACGCCGCGGCAGGTACGCGCCTGGGCGGCGTGCACCTGGAGCTGACCGGCGAGGACGTGACCGAATGCACCGGTGGCGCGCGCGAGCTCACCGAGCGTGATCTTGAGCGCGCGTACCGTTCCACGGTCGATCCGCGGCTGAACTACGAGCAGTCGCTGGAGATCGCGATGGCGATCGTGCGCAAGCAGGAACAGGTGCGCTAA
- a CDS encoding mechanosensitive ion channel family protein produces the protein MHWQSAQAYAWPLGLAALVGGIGAWLILWIYHRLKGRDRRRARIGRVLGLPMATAWPLLLLIPALQATPLQEPLLGHLQHGLHIALTACFIWLLVRAVAAGERAILRSHPIDVSDNLEARRIQTQTRVLSRVLMGGIIVLGASLVLLTFPMVQKIGAALLASAGLIGLVAGIAAKPVFGNLIAGLQIAVTQPIRLDDVVIVEGEWGRVEEIGSSYVVVRIWDERRMVVPLTWFIENPFQNWTRRSADLLGTAFLWLDYRAPIAAIRSELERICRGEALWDGRVCVTQVTETSERAIQVRLLVSARSSGDAFDLRCLVRERMLDFLAREHPQSLPQLRARLQREDELDMPRAPRARTADVRSPGAEDGEAAIAPVEPDPDR, from the coding sequence GTGCACTGGCAAAGCGCACAGGCATATGCATGGCCGCTGGGTCTGGCGGCACTGGTAGGCGGCATCGGCGCCTGGCTGATCCTGTGGATCTATCACCGGCTGAAAGGGCGTGATCGCCGGCGCGCGCGCATCGGTCGTGTGCTCGGTCTGCCAATGGCGACCGCATGGCCCTTGCTGCTGCTGATCCCGGCGCTGCAGGCCACGCCACTGCAGGAGCCTCTGCTGGGGCATCTGCAGCACGGGCTGCACATCGCGCTGACGGCCTGTTTCATCTGGCTGCTGGTGCGCGCGGTGGCCGCCGGCGAGCGTGCGATCCTGCGCAGTCATCCCATCGACGTCTCGGACAATCTGGAAGCCCGTCGCATCCAGACCCAGACGCGGGTGCTGAGCCGCGTGCTGATGGGCGGCATCATCGTGCTCGGTGCATCGCTGGTGCTGCTGACATTCCCGATGGTGCAGAAGATCGGCGCCGCCCTGCTGGCCTCGGCCGGTCTGATCGGGCTGGTCGCGGGCATCGCCGCCAAGCCGGTGTTCGGCAACCTCATCGCCGGCCTGCAGATCGCAGTGACCCAGCCGATCCGGCTGGATGATGTGGTGATCGTTGAAGGCGAGTGGGGGCGCGTGGAGGAGATCGGCAGCAGCTATGTGGTGGTACGCATCTGGGACGAGCGGCGGATGGTGGTGCCGCTGACCTGGTTCATCGAGAACCCCTTCCAGAACTGGACCCGGCGCAGCGCCGATCTGCTCGGCACGGCATTCCTGTGGCTGGACTACCGTGCGCCGATCGCGGCGATCCGCAGTGAACTGGAGCGCATCTGCCGCGGCGAGGCGCTGTGGGATGGACGGGTCTGCGTGACCCAGGTGACCGAAACCAGCGAGCGGGCAATCCAGGTGCGCCTGCTGGTCAGTGCACGCAGCTCCGGCGATGCCTTCGATCTTCGCTGCCTGGTGCGCGAGCGCATGCTGGATTTCCTGGCGCGCGAGCATCCGCAATCACTGCCGCAGCTGCGCGCGCGGTTGCAGCGCGAGGATGAGCTGGACATGCCACGCGCACCGCGTGCACGTACGGCAGATGTGCGTTCACCCGGGGCGGAGGACGGCGAGGCCGCGATCGCGCCGGTGGAACCGGACCCCGACCGCTAG
- a CDS encoding DUF2127 domain-containing protein: MSQSGYNPDPHRHPGLHVIALLEASKAVLALLAATGLEVLGPQPLRDGVNALIRRFSLDPDHGTLPSLLNMINPDAVHLAAAAMIGYGLLHLVEAWGLWRARAWASWLGCLTAALYLPFDVFAIVRHPGWPSWTILAINLLVVYVLARDLRKRHH; the protein is encoded by the coding sequence GTGAGCCAGAGCGGCTACAACCCGGATCCACACCGGCATCCGGGCCTCCACGTCATCGCCCTGCTCGAAGCGAGCAAGGCGGTGCTGGCGTTGCTGGCTGCGACCGGGCTTGAAGTGCTCGGTCCGCAGCCGCTCCGCGATGGGGTCAATGCCCTGATCCGGCGTTTCAGCCTGGACCCGGATCACGGCACCCTGCCCTCCCTCCTGAACATGATCAATCCCGACGCCGTGCACCTGGCGGCGGCGGCGATGATCGGCTACGGTCTGCTGCACCTGGTGGAAGCCTGGGGCCTCTGGCGGGCCAGGGCCTGGGCCTCCTGGCTGGGCTGCCTGACCGCCGCGCTGTATCTGCCCTTCGATGTCTTCGCCATCGTCCGCCACCCCGGCTGGCCCTCCTGGACGATCCTGGCGATCAACCTGCTCGTGGTCTACGTCCTGGCCCGCGACCTGCGCAAGCGCCACCACTGA
- a CDS encoding peptidylprolyl isomerase gives MSLIATFDTTQGPIKVELFADKAPLTVANFVNLVKHGFYDGLIFHRVIADFMIQGGCPQGRGTGGPGYKFEDEKNGVKHEVGSLSMANAGPNTNGSQFFITHIKTDWLDGRHTVFGKVLEGQAIVDSVKQGDVIHSITLEGDVDAALAAQADRVAEWNKILAA, from the coding sequence ATGTCCCTCATCGCCACTTTCGACACCACCCAGGGCCCGATCAAGGTCGAGCTGTTCGCTGACAAGGCGCCGCTGACCGTTGCCAACTTCGTGAACCTGGTCAAGCACGGCTTCTATGACGGCCTGATCTTCCACCGCGTGATCGCCGACTTCATGATCCAGGGCGGTTGCCCGCAGGGCCGTGGTACCGGTGGCCCGGGCTACAAGTTCGAAGACGAGAAGAACGGCGTGAAGCATGAGGTCGGCTCGCTGTCGATGGCCAACGCCGGCCCGAACACCAATGGCAGCCAGTTCTTCATCACCCACATCAAGACCGATTGGCTGGATGGCCGCCACACCGTGTTCGGCAAGGTTCTGGAAGGCCAGGCCATCGTCGATTCGGTCAAGCAGGGCGACGTGATCCATTCGATCACCCTGGAAGGCGACGTCGACGCCGCGCTGGCCGCACAGGCCGACCGCGTGGCCGAGTGGAACAAGATCCTCGCCGCCTGA